The following DNA comes from Bradyrhizobium sp. SK17.
GTTCGGACCGTCGGGCTATCGGCCCTATACCGACGGCGAGCGCAGCCTGCTGCGTCAGGCGCTGACGGAAGCGGTGCATTTGTCGCAGCGCGACGCCCGGCCGGGGATACTGCGCCAGGCGGAGCAGGCCGTGACGATTGCCCATGCCGAGGCGGTCGCCAATTTTGCGGCGCAGAACCGGATCTCCGCCCAGGATATCGATATCGTCGGGTTCCATGGCCAGACCGTGCTGCACCGTCCCGAGCGCAGGCTGACGGTGCAGATCGGCGACGCGCAGGCGCTCGCCAAGGCGATCCACATTCCGGTGATGCATGATTTCCGCGCCGCTGACGTCGAGGCCGGCGGGCAGGGCGCGCCCTTCGTGCCGGTCTATCATCGCGCGCTGGCGCAATCGCTGAACCGCGACGGGCCGATTGTTGTGGTCAATATCGGCGGTGTTTCCAACATCACCTATGTCGACGGCTCGGACACGTTGATCGCCTGCGACACCGGGCCGGGCAACGCGCTGCTCGACGACTTCATGTACCGCGAGATGCATCTGCCGTTCGATACCGGCGGGCGGTTCGCCGCGCAGGGCAAACCGGATGAGGCCTGGATTGCGCAGGCACTCAAGCTGCCGTTCTTCTCGGTTCCGCCGCCGAAATCGCTCGACCGCAATGATTTCGCCAGCCTCAAGCTCGGCGCGGTGGCGCCGGCGGACGGTGCCGCGACCCTGACCGCCTTCACCGCGGCTGCGATCGCCCGGGTCGTGCCGCTGCTGCCCAAGGTGCCGAAGAGTTGGATCGTCTCCGGCGGCGGCGCCTCCAACCTCACGATGCTGCGGATGCTGCGCGAACGCCTGGCGCCGGCGCTGGTGGAGCCGGCCGAGGCGCTCGGCTGGGCCGCCGACGCGATCGAGGCCCAGGCCTTCGGCTTCCTCGCCGCGCGCGGCATGAAGGGCTTGCCGCTCAGTTATCCCGCCACCACGGGGGTGCCGATCCCGATGACCGGGGGCATCATCGCGCGACCGTGACTTAGATGCAAATGCATCTATCTTGACAGTTCCATGCCGCTGCATTTAACTCGATGCAGCTGCATTGAACACGAGGATCGTCATGGCCGCCCTGAAGTTGATCAGCCACAAGCTCTGTCCCTATGTGCAACGCGCGGTCATCGCGCTGCGTGAGAAGGGCGTGCGGTTCGAGCGGATCGACATCGATCTCGCCAACAAGCCGGACTGGTTCCTCAAGATCTCGCCGCTCGGCAAGGTGCCGGTGCTGGTCGTGACCGGTGACGACGGCAAGGAAGTCGCGTTGTTCGAGAGCAACGTGATCTGCGAATACATCGAGGAGACGCAAGCCGGCACCAGGCTGCACCCGCAGGACGCGCTCGTTCGCGCCGAGCATCGCGCCTGGATGGAGTTCGGTTCGGCCATTCTCGGCGATCTCTGGGGGCTCGAGACCGCAACCGATGCTGCGACCTTCGACAGCAAGCGGCAGGCGGTGGCGGCAAAGTTCGCGCGCGTCGAGACGGCGCTTGGCAACGGTCCGTTCTTCGCGGGTGAGCGCTTCAGCCTGGTGGACGCGGTGTTCGCGCCAATCTTCCGCTACTTCGATCTGTTCGACCAACTGACCGACCTCGCGGTCTTCACCCACGCTCCGAAACTTCGCGCGTGGCGCAGCGCGCTGGCGCAGCGGCCGAGCGTGCGCAGCGCCGTTTCACCCGATTATCCCGCGCTGCTGCACGCGTTCCTGGTCGGCCACCGCGCGCATATGTTGAAGCTTGCGGCGTAGGTCATGTCGCATTCGCTTGCGTGGATCGCGCTGGTGGTCGCCGGTCTTCTCGACGTCGGCTGGGCGATCTCGATGAAATATGCCGAAGGCTATACGCGGCTCGGCTGGACGCTGGTCTCGCTGCTGCTGCTCGCCGCCTTCGTGTTCCTGCTCGGGCGCGCGTTGCAGGTGCTCGGTGTCGGCGTCGCCTACACGGTGTGGACCGGGATCGGCGCGGCCGGCACGCTCGCCATGGGCGTGCTCTTGTTCAACGAGGCGTTGAACCCGATGAAGGTGGCGGGGATCGCATTCGTGCTGATCGGGATCGCAGCGCTGAAGATGGCACCGGAGTAAGGTCGTCGGTGCTCAGTGTGAGTCCTGCTTCGTAGGATGGGTGGAGCGCAGCGATACCCATCAACTTGGTGCCGCGTGCGCGATGATGGGTATCGCTGCGCTCCACCCATCCTACAAAAGCCGCAACAGCATCACCGCACGTTGGCGAGGCGCATGTCGAGATAGCCGGTCACCGTCTCCATCAGCGGCTCGAGCTTGCCGTCGAAGAAATGGTTGGCGCCGGGGATGACCTGCTGGTCGATCACGATGCCCTTCTGCGTCTTCAGCTTCTCGACCAGCGTGTTGACGTCCTTCGGCGGGACCACGGCGTCCTTGTCGCCATGCACGATCAGGCCGGACGACGGGCAGGGCGCGAGGAACGAGAAGTCGTAGAGGTTGGCGGGCGGCGCGATCGAGATGAAGCCCTCGACCTCGGGCCGGCGCATCAGGAGCTGCATGCCGATCCAGGCGCCGAACGAGAAGCCCGCGACCCAGCAGGCGCGCGCCTCGGGATTGATCGCTTGCGCCCAGTCCAGCGCGCTGGCGGCATCGGACAATTCGCCGGTGCCGTGATCGAACGAGCCCTGGCTGCGGCCGACGCCACGGAAGTTGAAGCGCAGCACCGAGAAGCCGCGATGCGCGAACGCGTAGTAGCACTGGTAGACGATCTGGTGGTTCATCGTGCCGTGGAACTGCGGATGCGGATGCAGGATCATCGCAATCGGCGCGTTCTTTTGCTTGGCCGGATGATAGCGGCCCTCAAGACGGCCAGCAGGGCCGGTGAAAATGACTTCAGGCATTGCGTTCCCTCGATTGACGTCGCTCAATCAATCGGTTGGAGCCATCTTCAGCGACGGTGCGCGAACAGAGCAGCTCATGGATGAAAATCGGCGCAGGCACCGTCGGGCGGCGCGCTGGAGGGCCTTCTAGCATGACGCAAGGGGCGAAAATCAAGGAAATTGTGCGGCTTGGCACGGGCGAATCCCTGACGTGACGCGCGCGGGCTCAAGCGTTCCGATGGCTACCTGAAGTTTCAGTTTGTCATACTGCTATCGCGATTGGGACGCACCGGATGTCTTGCCTGGCAACACGTCGAAACTCCGCGGCGTGAAAAATCTCTCTGGCCGGCCGACGTCTGATCTGGCCTCGGTGCTGAACTCTCGTTATGTCGCAGTGGAAGGCCGCGACCATGGTGGTCGCGGCGGACGAGTGATATGGCCGATCGCGTCTATCTCGACTGGAATGCCACGACGCCGCTTCGCCCGGAGGCGAAGGCGGCGATGACCGCGGCGTGGGAACTGAGCGGCAACCCGTCCTCGGTGCACAGCGAAGGACGGCGGGCGCGGCGGTTGGTCGAAGATGCCCGCAATGCGGTGGCCAACGCGGTCGGTGGCCGATCGCAGGATGTGGTCTTTCTCTCCGGAGGGACGGAAGCCAATGCGCTGGCGTTGATGCCGGGGTTGCACCGCGGCGCAGGTGCGCCGGTGCAGCGGCTCTTGGTGTCCGCCATCGAGCATGCGTCGGTTCTGGCCGGCGGACGGTTTTCGCGCGAGGCGACCGGCGCGATCAATGTCACGCGCTCCGGCGTGATCGATCTCGAGCATCTGCGCACGCTGCTCGCGGATGGTCCGCCCACGCTGGTCTCGGTGATGCTCGCCAACAACGAGACCGGGGCGATTCAGCCGGTGGCCGACGTTGCCGAGATCGTCCATGCGTCCGGTGGTCTGCTGCATGTCGATGCGATTCAGGCGTTGGGCAAGATCCCGTTCGATCTCGCCTCAACCAAGGCCGACCTCGTGACGTTGTCGGCGCACAAGATCGGTGGACCAAAGGGAGTGGGCGCGCTGGTGCTCGCCGAGGGCGTTGAAGGGCTGGAGGCGTCCTTGCGCGGCGGCGGGCAGGAGCTTGGGCGCCGGGCCGGGACGGAGAACGTTCCGGGGATCGCCGGATTTGGCGCTGCCGCCAAGGTGGCGATGGCGGCGCTGAAGGCCGACGCCGCTCGCGTCAGGGGGTTGCGTGACCGGCTCGAGCACGGGCTGCGCCAGACGCCCGATGCGCTGATCTTCTCCGACGACGTCAAGAGGTTGCCAAATACCGTTCTGTTCACTGCACCGGGGATGAAGGCCGAAACGGCGGTCATCGGCTTCGATCTCGGGGGTGTGGCGGTCTCCTCCGGTTCCGCCTGCTCGTCCGGCAAGGTGCAGCCATCGCATGTATTGGAGGCAATGGGATACCGTTTTGAGGTATCCCAAGGAGCGGTGCGGCTCAGTCTGGGCTGGTCTACCACGGAGACAGACGTGGATTTGACCCTCAAGGCTTGGCGAAAGCTCGCTGATAGCCTAGTTAAGGGAGAGCGACGAAACACAGCTTGAACTGTTCTAAGCGAGTGATTTCGTGTTCAAAGCATCGTAAGAGACTTTCGGAACTGAGATCCACCGCGGTCCTTGAAACCGCGAGCGGAGGATATGAATGCCTGCTGTACAAGAGACGGTCGAGCGCGTCAGGCGCATCGACGTCGACCAGTATCGATATGGGTTTGAGACGCAGATCGAGTCCGAGAAGGCCCCGAAGGGCCTGTCGGAAGACATCGTTCGCTTCATCTCGTCAAAGAAGAACGAGCCGGCCTGGATGCTGGAATGGCGCCTGGAGGCGTATCGCCGCTGGCTGACCATGACCGAGCCGACCTGGGCGCGCGTCGACTATCCGAAGATCGACTACCAGGACATCTATTACTACGCGGCGCCGAAGCCGAAGAAGACGCTGTCGTCGATCGACGAGATCGACCCGGAAATCCTCAAGACCTACGAGAAGCTCGGCATTCCCCTGCGCGAGGTCGCGATCCTCGAGGGCGTCGAGCCGCCGCCCGGCGGGCCGCCGTCAGCCAACCGCAAGATCGCGGTCGACGCGGTGTTCGATTCGGTCTCGGTAGCGACCACCTTCCAGAAGGAGCTGAAGGCGGCCGGTGTGATCTTCATGCCGATCTCGGAGGCGATCCGCGAGCATCCCGAGCTGGTGCAGAAATATCTCGGCACCGTGGTTCCGACCTCCGACAACTACTTCGCGACGCTGAACTCGGCTGTGTTCTCGGACGGCTCGTTCGTCTACGTGCCGCCGGGCGTGCGCTGCCCGATGGAGCTGTCGACTTATTTCCGCATCAACGAGCGCAACACCGGCCAGTTCGAGCGCACGCTGATCATCGCCGACAAGGGCTCCTACGTCTCCTATCTCGAAGGCTGCACCGCGCCGCAGCGTGACGAGAATCAGCTGCACGCGGCCGTGGTCGAACTCGTCACACTCGACGATGCCGAGATCAAGTACTCGACGGTGCAGAACTGGTATCCGGGCAATTCGGAAGGCAAGGGCGGCATCTACAATTTCGTCACCAAGCGTGGCGACTGCCGCGGCAAGAACTCCAAGATCTCCTGGACCCAGGTCGAGACCGGTTCGGCGATCACCTGGAAGTATCCGAGCTGCATCCTGCGCGGCGACAATTCAAGCGGCGAGTTCTACTCGATCGCGATCTCGAACGGTTTCCAGCAGGTCGATAGCGGCACCAAGATGATCCACCTCGGCAAGAACACGTCGAGCCGGATCATCTCCAAGGGCATCGCCGCCGGCAAGTCGCAGAACACCTATCGCGGCCTCGTCAGCGCGCACCGCAAGGCGACGGGCGCACGCAACTACACCGCCTGCGATTCGCTACTGATCGGCGACAAGTGCGGCGCGCACACCGTGCCCTATGTCGAGGCCAAGAATTCCTCTGCGACGTTCGAGCACGAGGCGACGACGTCGAAGATTTCCGAGGACGTGTTGTTCTACTGCATCCAGCGCGGGCTCTCGCAGGAGGAAGCCGTCGGCCTCGTGGTCAACGGCTTCGTGAAGGATGTGCTGCAGCAACTGCCGATGGAATTCGCGGTGGAAGCGCAGAAGCTGATCTCGATCTCGCTGGAGGGCAGCGTCGGGTAGGGCAGATGTGGCGAACGGTCAGGAATGTCCTGGATGGCGTTCAGATTTTGCCGTTTGCTGTCACTGCGTGCGTCGCGATCACAGCAGCGTTCGTTGCCTTGATGGGCGCACTGCTGGGATCACCTGAGGTGATGGAATTCGGCAAGGCTGCCGCCGGATTTGGAGCACTTGGATTTTTTGTCTGGCTCTTTCTGATGATCGTTATCCGGTCGGGCTAGGCCATGAGGAAAGAAGATGACTGCGTTGCTTGAAGTGAAAGATCTGCAGGTTCGTGTCGAGGAGCGTGAGATCCTGCACGGGCTGTCGCTCACGGTGAACCCGGGCGAGGTGCATGCGATCATGGGCCCGAACGGCTCCGGCAAATCGACGCTCTCTCATGTGATCGCCGGCAAGCCGGGCTATGAAGTCACCGGCGGCCAGATCCTGTTCAAGGGCGAGGACCTCTTGGAGATGGCGCCGAACGAGCGCGCCGCCAAGGGCGTGTTCCTGGCGTTCCAGTATCCGGTCGAAATCCCGGGCGTGACCACCTGGAATTTCTTGCATGCGGCGCTCAACGCCCAGCGCAAGGCGCGCGGCGAGGAGGAGATGTCGTCGCCGGCCTTCCTGAAGAAGGTCCGCGAAGTGGCCAAGTCGCTCAACATTCCGCAGGACATGCTGAAGCGCGGCGTCAATGTCGGCTTCTCCGGCGGCGAGAAGAAGCGCAACGAGATTCTTCAGATGGCGCTGTTCGAGCCGGCTGTCTGCATCCTCGATGAAATGGATTCGGGCCTCGACATCGACGCGCTGCGGATCGCGGCCGACGGCGTCAACGCGCTGCGCTCGCCGGAGCGCGCCATGGTCGTGATTACCCACTACCAGCGGTTGCTCAACTACATCGTGCCCGACGTCGTGCACGTGATGTCGAAGGGCAGGGTGGTGAAGAGCGGCGGCAAGGAACTGGCGCTGGAGCTGGAAGAGTCCGGCTACGCGCAGTTCGAAGACGCGGCCTGACAAAGGCGGGTTCTCAGATGAACGTTGTTGCAAAGACCGAGACCGGGCGCGCGCTGGGCGATGCATTCGCCGTCGTGCGCGACCGTCTGCCGGGCAAGGGCAAGATCGCCGATCAGCGCCGGCAGGCATTCGAGGCCTATGAGCGTACCGGCCTGCCGCATCGCCGGATCGAGGACTGGAAATACACTGATCTGCGCGCGCTGATGCGCGAGGTGCTGCCGCTGGCGGCGGCGCCGGATGCCGTGGCGCTGAGCCGCGCCGCGGCTGTCGCCAAGCTGCGCGCAATCGACGGCGTGCGCCGTCTGGTGCTGGTCGATGGCGCTTTCGCGCCTGATCTGTCCGACCTCGGAAGCCTCGAGAAGGGGCTTGTGATCCGCCCGCTGCGCGAGGTGCTCGACGCCGGCGACGGCGCGCTGTCCGCGGAGGTGGTTGCGTCCGACATCTCCAACCCGATGATCGCGCTGAACGGTGCGATGGCGACCGATGGTGTCGTGATCGAAATCGCCAACGGCGCGATGCTGGCTCAGCCGCTGCATATCATCCACGTTGCGTCCGGTGCGGCGCCGGCCTCGATGTTCACGCGCTCGCTGTTACGGCTCGGCCGCGACGCCGGCGTGACGCTGGTGGAGAGCTATCTCGCCGCCGAGGGCGCCAAGGCTTACCAGGCGTATGACGGGCTGATCGTTGCGATCGGCGACAATGCGCGGCTCGATCACGTGCGCCTGGTCGAGGACAGCGTCGACGCCTTCAACATTTCGTCGGCAACGATCTCGCTCGGCGCCCATGCCCATTTCAACACGTTCGGCCTGACCTCGGGCGGCCATGTCAGCCGTTACCAGCTGACGGTGACCTGCGCTGGCGAAGGTTCGAAGGTCGAGACCAACGGCGTCAACCTGATCAACGGCAAGCAGCATGCCGACACCACGCTGTTCATGGATCACGCCGTGCCGAACTGCGCGAGTCGCGAGATCTTCCGTGCCGTCGTCGACGACCGCGCTCATTCCGTGTTCCAGGGTCGCATCATCGTCCGCCCCGACGCGCAGAAGACCGACGCCAAGATGATGACCCGCGCGCTGCTGCTGTCCGACGATGCGGAAGCTGACAACAAGCCGGAGCTCGAGATCTTCGCCGATGACGTCACCTGCGGTCACGGCGCGACCACCGGCGCGCTCGACGAGAGCCTGCTGTTCTACATGCGCGCCCGCGGACTGCCCGAGAAGGAAGCGCAGGCGCTCCTGATCCAGGCCTTCGTGGGAGAGGCGATCGAGACCATCGTCAGCGATGCGTTGCGCGAGGTCGCAATTGCCACCGCGCAGCGCTGGCTTCAGGCGAGGGCGTGAGCATGCACAAGGCGGTTGCGAACGGTTCTTACGACGTCGCCCTGGTGCGGCAGGATTTCCCGGCGCTCGCCATGCAGGTCTACGGCAAGCCGCTGGTCTATCTCGACAACGCCGCTTCGGCGCAGAAGCCGAATGCGGTGCTCGACCGCATGACGGAAGCCTACAAGAGCGAATACGCCAACGTGCATCGCGGCCTGCATTACCTCGCCAATGCCGCGACGGAGGCCTATGAGGGTGCCCGCGGCAAGGTCGCGCAGTTCATCAACGCCCGCCGCAACGAAGAGATCGTCTTCACTCGCAACGTCAGCGAGGCAATCAACCTCGTCGCGGCATCCTGGGGCGGCGAGCATATCAAGGAGGGCGACGAGATCGTCCTCTCGATCATGGAGCACCACTCCAACATCGTGCCGTGGCATTTCCTCCGGGAGCGTCAGGGTGCCGTGATCAAGTGGGCGCCGGTCGACG
Coding sequences within:
- a CDS encoding anhydro-N-acetylmuramic acid kinase, with the protein product MMLTALGLMSGTSLDGVDVALIETDGRQIKAFGPSGYRPYTDGERSLLRQALTEAVHLSQRDARPGILRQAEQAVTIAHAEAVANFAAQNRISAQDIDIVGFHGQTVLHRPERRLTVQIGDAQALAKAIHIPVMHDFRAADVEAGGQGAPFVPVYHRALAQSLNRDGPIVVVNIGGVSNITYVDGSDTLIACDTGPGNALLDDFMYREMHLPFDTGGRFAAQGKPDEAWIAQALKLPFFSVPPPKSLDRNDFASLKLGAVAPADGAATLTAFTAAAIARVVPLLPKVPKSWIVSGGGASNLTMLRMLRERLAPALVEPAEALGWAADAIEAQAFGFLAARGMKGLPLSYPATTGVPIPMTGGIIARP
- a CDS encoding glutathione S-transferase family protein, encoding MAALKLISHKLCPYVQRAVIALREKGVRFERIDIDLANKPDWFLKISPLGKVPVLVVTGDDGKEVALFESNVICEYIEETQAGTRLHPQDALVRAEHRAWMEFGSAILGDLWGLETATDAATFDSKRQAVAAKFARVETALGNGPFFAGERFSLVDAVFAPIFRYFDLFDQLTDLAVFTHAPKLRAWRSALAQRPSVRSAVSPDYPALLHAFLVGHRAHMLKLAA
- a CDS encoding multidrug efflux SMR transporter, giving the protein MSHSLAWIALVVAGLLDVGWAISMKYAEGYTRLGWTLVSLLLLAAFVFLLGRALQVLGVGVAYTVWTGIGAAGTLAMGVLLFNEALNPMKVAGIAFVLIGIAALKMAPE
- a CDS encoding alpha/beta hydrolase, which encodes MPEVIFTGPAGRLEGRYHPAKQKNAPIAMILHPHPQFHGTMNHQIVYQCYYAFAHRGFSVLRFNFRGVGRSQGSFDHGTGELSDAASALDWAQAINPEARACWVAGFSFGAWIGMQLLMRRPEVEGFISIAPPANLYDFSFLAPCPSSGLIVHGDKDAVVPPKDVNTLVEKLKTQKGIVIDQQVIPGANHFFDGKLEPLMETVTGYLDMRLANVR
- a CDS encoding cysteine desulfurase family protein, translated to MADRVYLDWNATTPLRPEAKAAMTAAWELSGNPSSVHSEGRRARRLVEDARNAVANAVGGRSQDVVFLSGGTEANALALMPGLHRGAGAPVQRLLVSAIEHASVLAGGRFSREATGAINVTRSGVIDLEHLRTLLADGPPTLVSVMLANNETGAIQPVADVAEIVHASGGLLHVDAIQALGKIPFDLASTKADLVTLSAHKIGGPKGVGALVLAEGVEGLEASLRGGGQELGRRAGTENVPGIAGFGAAAKVAMAALKADAARVRGLRDRLEHGLRQTPDALIFSDDVKRLPNTVLFTAPGMKAETAVIGFDLGGVAVSSGSACSSGKVQPSHVLEAMGYRFEVSQGAVRLSLGWSTTETDVDLTLKAWRKLADSLVKGERRNTA
- the sufB gene encoding Fe-S cluster assembly protein SufB, which gives rise to MPAVQETVERVRRIDVDQYRYGFETQIESEKAPKGLSEDIVRFISSKKNEPAWMLEWRLEAYRRWLTMTEPTWARVDYPKIDYQDIYYYAAPKPKKTLSSIDEIDPEILKTYEKLGIPLREVAILEGVEPPPGGPPSANRKIAVDAVFDSVSVATTFQKELKAAGVIFMPISEAIREHPELVQKYLGTVVPTSDNYFATLNSAVFSDGSFVYVPPGVRCPMELSTYFRINERNTGQFERTLIIADKGSYVSYLEGCTAPQRDENQLHAAVVELVTLDDAEIKYSTVQNWYPGNSEGKGGIYNFVTKRGDCRGKNSKISWTQVETGSAITWKYPSCILRGDNSSGEFYSIAISNGFQQVDSGTKMIHLGKNTSSRIISKGIAAGKSQNTYRGLVSAHRKATGARNYTACDSLLIGDKCGAHTVPYVEAKNSSATFEHEATTSKISEDVLFYCIQRGLSQEEAVGLVVNGFVKDVLQQLPMEFAVEAQKLISISLEGSVG
- the sufC gene encoding Fe-S cluster assembly ATPase SufC translates to MTALLEVKDLQVRVEEREILHGLSLTVNPGEVHAIMGPNGSGKSTLSHVIAGKPGYEVTGGQILFKGEDLLEMAPNERAAKGVFLAFQYPVEIPGVTTWNFLHAALNAQRKARGEEEMSSPAFLKKVREVAKSLNIPQDMLKRGVNVGFSGGEKKRNEILQMALFEPAVCILDEMDSGLDIDALRIAADGVNALRSPERAMVVITHYQRLLNYIVPDVVHVMSKGRVVKSGGKELALELEESGYAQFEDAA
- the sufD gene encoding Fe-S cluster assembly protein SufD, which encodes MNVVAKTETGRALGDAFAVVRDRLPGKGKIADQRRQAFEAYERTGLPHRRIEDWKYTDLRALMREVLPLAAAPDAVALSRAAAVAKLRAIDGVRRLVLVDGAFAPDLSDLGSLEKGLVIRPLREVLDAGDGALSAEVVASDISNPMIALNGAMATDGVVIEIANGAMLAQPLHIIHVASGAAPASMFTRSLLRLGRDAGVTLVESYLAAEGAKAYQAYDGLIVAIGDNARLDHVRLVEDSVDAFNISSATISLGAHAHFNTFGLTSGGHVSRYQLTVTCAGEGSKVETNGVNLINGKQHADTTLFMDHAVPNCASREIFRAVVDDRAHSVFQGRIIVRPDAQKTDAKMMTRALLLSDDAEADNKPELEIFADDVTCGHGATTGALDESLLFYMRARGLPEKEAQALLIQAFVGEAIETIVSDALREVAIATAQRWLQARA